A region of [Bacteroides] pectinophilus DNA encodes the following proteins:
- a CDS encoding glutamine synthetase III yields the protein MEEKYTISDIFGENVFSDKVMQERLPKKVYKNLKKTMAGLQELSMGDADVIAKAMKDWAEEKGATHYTHIFQPLIVSLAAEKHDAFVTNPDESGNMITQLSGKALIMQEPDASSFPSGGTRDTCAARGYTFWDVTSPVYIKTGKIGAVLCIPAVFCSYTGITLDKKAPLLRSIEAVSKEAMRIVKLVDPETEATKVGASVGPEQEYFVIDRDKYLARKDLVFTGRTLFGAAPCKGQELDDQYFGVIPEKVGEFMKDLNTECWKLGITVTTQHNEVAPGQHELAPIYSEANIAVDNNLAVMEIVKKVAERHGLACLLHEKPFAGVNGSGKHNNWSLATDTGVNLLDPGDNPAENKLFLLTLACIVKGVDTHADLLRQSASDVGNDHRLGAQEAPPAIISIFLGDQLEDIVKQIIEKGKVDSVIEGSRLDLGISTVTPMKKDATDRNRTSPFAFTGNKFEFRMVGSNDSISAPNTTLNAIVAEAFSDAADEIEAASDKAAAIDAVTRKYLTEHQRVIFNGNGYSDEWVAEAEKRGLPNIKSMVDATETLTTDKAIELFGKFGIMNETELKLREEVLYETYAKVINIEAQTMIDMAQTEILPAVMAYATNLAASVNEIQAACEDADVSYETDTLKETSALLAEAKKAVAALKDARQKAASQECPKCSAHSYHDDVMPAMTALRAPVDKLETIVDKDIWPIPTYADMLFEF from the coding sequence ATGGAAGAGAAGTACACAATTTCTGACATTTTCGGTGAGAACGTGTTCAGCGACAAGGTTATGCAGGAACGTCTCCCAAAGAAGGTTTACAAGAATCTTAAGAAGACAATGGCAGGTCTTCAGGAACTCAGCATGGGTGATGCAGATGTCATTGCAAAGGCAATGAAGGATTGGGCAGAAGAAAAGGGTGCAACACATTACACCCATATATTCCAGCCACTTATCGTAAGTCTTGCGGCAGAGAAGCATGATGCATTTGTTACTAACCCTGATGAATCAGGCAACATGATTACACAGCTTTCAGGCAAGGCACTCATTATGCAGGAACCTGATGCATCATCATTCCCTTCAGGCGGAACAAGAGATACATGCGCTGCAAGAGGTTATACATTCTGGGATGTGACATCACCTGTTTATATCAAGACAGGCAAGATTGGCGCAGTTCTCTGTATACCTGCTGTATTCTGTTCTTACACAGGCATCACACTTGACAAGAAGGCTCCGCTTCTCCGTTCAATTGAAGCAGTCAGCAAGGAAGCAATGAGAATTGTTAAGCTTGTAGATCCTGAGACAGAGGCAACTAAGGTTGGAGCATCTGTAGGACCTGAGCAGGAATATTTCGTAATTGACAGAGATAAGTATCTTGCAAGAAAGGATCTTGTATTTACAGGACGTACACTTTTCGGTGCTGCTCCTTGTAAGGGACAGGAACTTGATGACCAGTACTTTGGTGTTATTCCTGAGAAGGTTGGCGAGTTCATGAAGGATCTTAATACTGAGTGCTGGAAGCTTGGTATTACTGTAACAACACAGCATAACGAAGTTGCTCCGGGACAGCATGAACTTGCACCTATATATTCAGAGGCTAATATAGCAGTTGATAACAACCTTGCAGTTATGGAGATTGTTAAGAAGGTAGCTGAGCGTCATGGCCTTGCATGTCTGCTTCATGAGAAGCCGTTTGCAGGCGTTAACGGTTCAGGTAAGCATAACAACTGGTCACTTGCTACAGATACAGGTGTTAACCTTCTTGATCCGGGCGATAATCCTGCAGAGAACAAGCTTTTCCTTCTTACTCTTGCATGTATCGTTAAGGGTGTTGATACTCACGCAGATCTGCTTCGTCAGTCAGCATCAGATGTAGGTAATGACCACAGACTTGGTGCTCAGGAGGCACCTCCGGCTATCATCTCTATCTTCCTTGGTGACCAGCTTGAGGATATTGTTAAGCAGATTATCGAGAAGGGTAAGGTTGATTCAGTTATCGAGGGCAGCAGGTTGGATCTCGGAATCAGCACAGTTACTCCTATGAAGAAGGATGCTACAGACCGTAACAGAACATCACCGTTTGCATTTACAGGTAATAAGTTCGAGTTCCGTATGGTTGGTTCTAATGATTCTATATCAGCACCTAATACAACTCTTAATGCAATCGTTGCAGAAGCTTTCAGTGATGCGGCAGATGAGATTGAGGCAGCTTCTGATAAGGCTGCTGCAATTGATGCGGTTACAAGAAAGTATCTTACAGAGCACCAGAGAGTAATCTTCAATGGCAACGGATACTCAGATGAGTGGGTAGCTGAAGCTGAGAAGAGAGGACTTCCTAACATCAAGTCTATGGTTGATGCAACGGAGACTCTTACAACTGACAAGGCAATCGAGCTGTTTGGCAAGTTTGGTATCATGAACGAGACAGAGCTTAAGCTTAGAGAAGAAGTACTCTATGAGACATATGCAAAGGTTATCAACATTGAGGCTCAGACAATGATTGATATGGCTCAGACAGAGATTCTTCCTGCTGTTATGGCTTACGCAACTAACCTTGCCGCTTCTGTTAATGAGATTCAGGCAGCATGTGAGGATGCAGATGTATCATATGAGACAGACACACTTAAGGAGACATCGGCTCTTCTTGCTGAGGCAAAGAAGGCAGTAGCAGCACTTAAGGATGCAAGACAGAAGGCAGCATCACAGGAGTGTCCAAAGTGTTCGGCACACAGCTACCATGATGATGTAATGCCGGCAATGACAGCACTCAGAGCACCTGTAGACAAGCTTGAGACAATCGTCGATAAGGATATCTGGCCGATTCCTACATATGCAGATATGCTTTTTGAATTCTAA
- the fba gene encoding class II fructose-1,6-bisphosphate aldolase — translation MLVSAKEMLEKARDGKYAVGQFNINNLEWTKTILLTAQEMNSPVILGVSEGAGKYMTGFKTVANMVNGMIECLNITVPVALHLDHGTYDGCYKCIEAGFSSIMFDGSHYPIDENVDKTRELVEVCAGKGLSLEAEVGAIGGEEDGVIGMGECADPDECKRIADLGVTMLAAGIGNIHGKYPANWAGLSFDTLAAIKEKTGDMPLVLHGGTGIPEDMIKKAISLGVAKINVNTECQLAFAAATRKYIEEGKDLEGKGFDPRKLLAPGCEAIRATVKEKMELFGSVNKA, via the coding sequence ATGTTAGTTTCAGCTAAAGAGATGTTGGAGAAAGCAAGAGATGGAAAGTATGCAGTAGGTCAGTTCAATATTAATAATCTTGAATGGACTAAGACAATCCTTCTTACTGCGCAGGAGATGAATTCACCTGTAATTCTTGGTGTGTCTGAGGGCGCAGGCAAGTATATGACAGGATTCAAGACTGTAGCCAATATGGTTAACGGAATGATTGAATGTCTTAATATTACGGTTCCTGTAGCACTTCATCTTGATCATGGAACATATGACGGATGCTATAAGTGTATTGAAGCAGGATTTTCATCAATCATGTTCGATGGCTCACACTATCCTATAGATGAGAATGTAGACAAGACAAGGGAGCTTGTTGAAGTATGTGCCGGGAAGGGTCTTTCGCTTGAGGCTGAGGTAGGTGCTATCGGTGGTGAAGAGGATGGCGTTATCGGTATGGGCGAGTGCGCAGATCCTGATGAGTGTAAGAGAATTGCAGACCTCGGAGTTACAATGCTTGCAGCGGGTATCGGTAATATCCACGGTAAGTATCCGGCTAACTGGGCAGGCTTAAGCTTTGACACACTTGCAGCAATCAAGGAGAAGACGGGAGATATGCCACTTGTACTTCACGGTGGTACGGGAATTCCTGAAGATATGATTAAGAAGGCAATCTCACTTGGAGTTGCAAAGATTAATGTTAATACAGAGTGCCAGCTTGCATTTGCAGCAGCTACACGTAAGTATATTGAGGAAGGCAAAGACCTTGAGGGCAAGGGATTTGACCCACGTAAGCTTCTTGCTCCGGGCTGTGAGGCAATCAGAGCAACTGTTAAGGAGAAGATGGAACTCTTTGGCTCTGTTAATAAGGCCTGA
- a CDS encoding ABC transporter ATP-binding protein/permease: MKEFLSYVRPYKKEAFLAIFCILSETVFELVIPLVMASIVDVGVANADTHYILMKGAQMLLFALIALGLGIGSSIYSAKCSQGVGAELRKAEFARLQQFSFANTDHFSSASLVTRLTSDVTTIQNALAGGMRPGFRSPVMMITAMTASFLINARLALVFLVAAPVLAVILFIIISHVRPMYTVMQGAIDKVNRIIQENLTAVRVVKSYVRGDYEKEKFDEVNDNLQTASESAFRTATLNMPAMQFIMYSTILAILWFGGNLLTVGGMKVGELTGFLSYVLQVLNSLMMFSNAFLMVTRAMGSWKRISEVMDEQIDIGEERAGDIEVRHGDIVFDHVSFKYNKDAAENVLTDISLHIEAGQTIGIIGQTGAAKSTLVQLIPRLYEAVEGTVYVDGHPVWEYPLEGLRDSIAMVLQKNTLFSGTVKDNLKWGNENATDEQIDEACRLACVDEFIGRLENGYDTEMGQGGVNVSGGQKQRLCIARAILKEPKVLILDDSTSAVDTATEGKIREGLAKSLPDTTKIIIAQRITSVMDADRIFILDDGRLVASGTHESLLASNAIYQDIYYSQQEGANL; the protein is encoded by the coding sequence ATGAAGGAATTTCTGTCTTATGTCAGACCGTATAAGAAGGAAGCATTTCTTGCGATATTCTGCATACTTTCGGAAACCGTGTTTGAACTTGTGATTCCTCTTGTTATGGCTTCGATTGTGGATGTCGGAGTAGCTAATGCGGATACACATTATATTTTGATGAAGGGCGCCCAGATGCTCTTATTTGCGCTGATTGCGCTCGGACTCGGAATCGGGTCTTCAATATATTCGGCAAAGTGCAGCCAGGGAGTGGGGGCGGAGCTTCGTAAGGCTGAGTTTGCCAGGCTGCAGCAGTTCTCATTCGCCAATACGGATCACTTTAGCAGTGCATCACTTGTGACAAGGCTTACAAGTGATGTTACAACTATACAGAACGCACTTGCAGGAGGAATGCGGCCGGGCTTCCGTTCGCCGGTGATGATGATTACGGCGATGACGGCAAGCTTTCTTATCAATGCCAGGCTGGCGCTTGTGTTCCTTGTGGCAGCACCGGTGCTTGCAGTCATTCTCTTTATTATAATAAGCCATGTACGACCGATGTATACGGTTATGCAGGGAGCAATTGATAAGGTTAACAGGATTATTCAGGAGAATCTTACTGCGGTAAGGGTAGTTAAGTCATATGTCAGGGGTGACTATGAGAAAGAGAAGTTTGATGAAGTTAATGATAATCTGCAGACAGCGTCTGAGAGCGCATTCAGGACGGCTACACTTAATATGCCGGCAATGCAGTTCATAATGTATTCAACAATTCTCGCAATCCTGTGGTTTGGCGGCAATCTGCTTACGGTTGGCGGAATGAAGGTTGGTGAGCTTACCGGATTTTTGAGCTACGTACTTCAGGTACTTAATTCACTTATGATGTTCTCTAATGCATTTCTTATGGTTACGAGAGCAATGGGTTCGTGGAAGCGTATAAGTGAAGTTATGGATGAGCAGATTGATATTGGAGAGGAACGTGCCGGAGATATTGAGGTACGGCATGGAGACATAGTATTTGACCATGTTTCATTCAAGTATAATAAGGATGCAGCTGAGAATGTTCTTACAGATATATCGCTTCATATAGAAGCCGGGCAGACAATCGGAATAATCGGTCAGACGGGAGCTGCCAAGAGTACGCTCGTACAGCTGATTCCAAGACTTTATGAGGCTGTGGAAGGTACGGTATATGTAGACGGACATCCGGTGTGGGAATATCCGCTTGAGGGTCTCCGTGATTCGATTGCCATGGTTCTTCAGAAGAATACACTCTTTTCCGGGACTGTTAAGGATAATCTTAAGTGGGGCAATGAGAATGCCACGGATGAGCAGATAGATGAAGCATGCAGGCTTGCGTGTGTTGATGAATTTATCGGAAGACTTGAGAATGGATATGACACTGAGATGGGGCAGGGCGGTGTCAATGTGTCCGGCGGACAGAAGCAGAGACTCTGTATTGCCAGAGCTATTCTGAAAGAGCCTAAGGTACTGATACTTGATGATTCGACGAGTGCGGTGGACACGGCAACTGAAGGTAAGATAAGGGAAGGACTTGCAAAGAGCCTTCCGGATACGACGAAGATTATAATTGCACAGAGAATTACATCTGTGATGGATGCAGACCGGATATTTATACTTGATGACGGAAGGCTTGTGGCAAGTGGTACACATGAGAGTCTTCTTGCATCTAATGCAATCTATCAGGATATATATTATTCTCAGCAGGAGGGGGCGAATCTGTAA
- a CDS encoding TPM domain-containing protein, which produces MVKTIRHITARITALLVMALFFCMMCGFDSTGQKVYDDAGLLTSDQINRLEALCVSKAETSQIDLIIVTTDSTKGRSSMRYAEDFYMAHDFGYDKLHGDGALMLINMEEREVWISTSGKAIRYLSDTRIDNIVTAVTSKLSSGNYYDGCVAFINKTSDYMTYLPTSSDAGGSGMTTTVGEAASLSEKLLYAMPVKLGIAAAAAVLVVCILRMKNKSRMTVDSTSYMHDNQYDVNRRVDTYLRTSRVRHEKPKPSESSGGSSGGSSHSGSGGHTFGGGGGRF; this is translated from the coding sequence ATGGTAAAGACTATCAGACATATAACAGCCCGTATTACCGCATTGCTTGTGATGGCACTTTTTTTCTGCATGATGTGCGGATTCGACAGTACGGGACAGAAAGTCTACGATGATGCCGGTCTTCTGACATCAGACCAGATAAACAGGCTTGAAGCTCTGTGTGTCAGCAAAGCTGAAACATCACAGATTGACCTCATAATAGTAACAACCGATTCAACCAAAGGCAGATCTTCAATGCGTTATGCAGAGGATTTTTACATGGCGCATGATTTCGGATACGATAAGCTTCACGGTGACGGCGCACTGATGCTTATCAATATGGAAGAACGTGAGGTATGGATATCTACATCAGGCAAGGCAATCCGCTATCTGTCTGACACACGTATTGACAACATCGTCACTGCCGTGACTTCTAAGCTTTCTTCCGGCAATTATTATGACGGATGCGTCGCATTTATTAATAAGACATCTGACTACATGACTTATCTTCCTACATCGTCCGATGCCGGGGGCAGCGGTATGACTACAACCGTAGGCGAAGCTGCATCACTCAGTGAAAAGCTTCTTTATGCAATGCCTGTCAAATTGGGAATTGCAGCCGCTGCCGCAGTGCTTGTTGTATGTATTCTGCGCATGAAGAATAAATCACGAATGACTGTTGACAGCACAAGCTACATGCATGATAATCAGTATGATGTTAACCGTCGTGTTGATACATATCTGCGTACATCAAGAGTACGTCACGAGAAGCCGAAGCCTTCCGAAAGCAGCGGAGGTTCGTCAGGAGGCTCTTCCCACAGCGGAAGCGGCGGACATACCTTCGGTGGCGGCGGTGGCAGGTTCTAG
- a CDS encoding class B sortase, producing MKQNSKTYDIIRYIVLGAAVVVFLVAAGMLIHIFMEYKKGTDIYENISSSVLTPVDKPTGDGTDTSSDEEENLPFVYDHQALLNINSEGQGYLYIPSIDLRLPVVQGTDNEYYLNHTFNKVYNAAGALFIDSRVDKGLGGSNVIIYGHNMKNGSMFAKLAYYKNESFYRQQGNDVFYIYTGDEIREYRIFDAFENDPEGYVYTCNFGTASQLQEYASTVKSYSLYDTGVDVSSATQVVTFSTCTGDGARRIIVQGIYVGSRTDKQTSDN from the coding sequence ATGAAACAGAATTCAAAGACCTATGACATCATCAGGTACATAGTGCTTGGTGCTGCGGTAGTGGTATTCCTTGTGGCGGCAGGAATGCTTATCCACATTTTCATGGAATATAAAAAAGGCACGGACATATATGAGAATATAAGCAGTTCGGTGCTTACACCTGTCGATAAGCCGACAGGTGACGGAACGGATACTTCTTCGGATGAGGAGGAGAATCTTCCGTTTGTGTATGATCATCAGGCACTTCTGAATATTAATTCCGAAGGTCAGGGATATCTTTATATACCGTCAATTGACCTGAGATTACCGGTAGTGCAGGGAACAGATAATGAATATTATCTCAATCATACATTTAACAAAGTTTATAACGCGGCAGGAGCACTGTTCATTGATTCCAGGGTAGACAAAGGACTGGGTGGCTCTAACGTTATAATATACGGTCATAATATGAAGAATGGCAGCATGTTTGCCAAGCTTGCTTACTATAAGAATGAATCATTCTACAGGCAGCAGGGCAATGATGTATTCTACATATATACCGGTGATGAGATTCGCGAGTACAGGATATTTGATGCTTTTGAGAATGATCCGGAAGGATATGTGTATACGTGTAATTTCGGTACGGCATCACAGCTTCAGGAATATGCTTCCACAGTGAAGTCGTATTCTTTATATGACACGGGAGTTGATGTGTCGTCAGCAACGCAGGTTGTAACATTCTCAACATGTACCGGTGACGGCGCGAGAAGAATCATAGTTCAGGGTATATATGTCGGAAGCAGGACTGATAAACAGACTTCTGATAATTAG
- a CDS encoding exonuclease SbcCD subunit D: MRFFHMSDLHIGKQLHERSLLDDQRHVLTRVVEYVREYSPDAVIIAGDVYDKSLPSAEAVTVFDDFIVNLADTGTTVMLISGNHDSAERLNYGSRIFTKSNIHVAGMPPRNSGDHLKSVVLKDEYGEVTFWLMPFIKPGYVKGVFADENAVGASTDAVGDCCSSYDSAVHAVIARENIDYSERNVIVSHQFYTNGQTQPSRTDSETISVGGIDNVDVSAVKDFDYAALGHIHRGQKVGYDYVRYCGTMLKYSVSEREDNKALLMVDMKEKGKPAEITELKLDALHDVRLIKGKFDEIVRQYSDKNTNDYVSVVLTDENEVYNARQTLIDIFPNLLSVSVDNSRTNREYVEEYDDVNVSLDELFAEFFRRMQGRDMSDDERRAMEDVINISCRQ; the protein is encoded by the coding sequence ATGAGATTTTTTCATATGTCGGACCTTCATATCGGCAAGCAGCTTCATGAGAGAAGTCTGCTTGATGACCAGAGGCATGTACTTACACGCGTTGTGGAGTATGTACGTGAGTACAGCCCCGATGCAGTTATAATTGCAGGTGATGTATATGATAAGTCACTTCCGTCAGCCGAAGCGGTTACAGTGTTTGATGATTTTATTGTTAATCTTGCGGATACGGGCACTACAGTTATGCTTATAAGCGGCAATCATGATTCGGCAGAGAGGCTTAACTATGGCAGCAGAATCTTCACAAAATCCAACATCCACGTGGCAGGAATGCCTCCGCGCAACAGTGGGGACCATCTTAAGAGTGTGGTGCTTAAGGATGAATATGGGGAAGTCACTTTCTGGCTGATGCCATTTATTAAGCCGGGTTATGTCAAGGGCGTATTTGCAGACGAGAATGCAGTTGGGGCTTCTACAGACGCAGTTGGGGATTGCTGCAGTTCTTATGACAGTGCAGTTCATGCAGTTATAGCAAGGGAGAATATTGACTATTCAGAACGTAATGTTATCGTGTCACATCAATTCTATACTAATGGACAGACGCAGCCGTCAAGAACTGATTCTGAGACTATAAGTGTAGGCGGAATTGATAATGTTGATGTCAGTGCCGTTAAGGATTTTGACTATGCTGCGCTTGGCCATATACACAGAGGACAGAAGGTCGGATATGATTATGTAAGGTATTGCGGAACAATGCTTAAGTATTCAGTAAGTGAACGTGAAGATAATAAGGCACTTCTTATGGTAGATATGAAAGAGAAGGGCAAACCGGCTGAGATAACGGAGCTTAAGCTTGATGCGCTGCATGATGTAAGACTGATAAAGGGAAAGTTTGATGAGATAGTAAGGCAATATTCCGATAAGAATACGAATGACTACGTCAGTGTTGTGCTGACTGATGAGAATGAGGTTTATAATGCACGTCAGACTCTTATTGATATATTTCCGAATCTGTTATCTGTGAGTGTGGACAATTCAAGGACGAACAGGGAGTACGTGGAAGAGTATGATGATGTGAATGTATCTTTGGATGAACTGTTTGCAGAATTCTTCCGCAGGATGCAGGGAAGAGATATGTCAGATGATGAGCGCAGGGCAATGGAAGATGTAATTAATATATCATGCCGGCAATGA
- a CDS encoding MarR family transcriptional regulator gives MKKNEIRVELLRIERDRKNLMMPYLAALGLTFGQGQARILDTLLTKDHITQKTLADICYMDVATVSRSLDRLEEAGFLVRERDPECRRSFLICLTEQGKIEAAKAREGLKKLDNVICKGLSDDELNALHSVLVKISDNLEECREL, from the coding sequence ATGAAGAAGAATGAGATAAGGGTTGAACTTTTAAGAATAGAGAGAGATCGTAAGAACCTTATGATGCCTTATCTTGCGGCACTTGGGCTTACATTCGGACAGGGGCAGGCAAGAATTCTTGATACGCTTCTGACCAAAGACCATATAACACAGAAGACACTTGCGGATATTTGTTATATGGATGTGGCTACGGTATCAAGAAGCCTTGACAGGCTGGAGGAAGCAGGATTCCTTGTAAGGGAACGTGACCCGGAGTGCAGAAGGTCATTCCTTATATGTCTTACGGAACAGGGAAAGATTGAAGCAGCCAAGGCACGCGAAGGACTTAAGAAGCTTGATAATGTGATTTGCAAGGGACTGTCCGATGATGAACTTAATGCGCTGCATAGCGTGCTTGTTAAGATATCGGATAATCTTGAGGAATGCAGGGAGTTATAG
- a CDS encoding ABC transporter ATP-binding protein/permease, producing the protein MARAVNFSRPKDTKKALKHVLEYLGHHKWQMLLVAVLVAISALAGIVGTYMLKPVINKYIIPGDIRGLIKALVFMGCMYLVGAFSCFAYNQLMVHISQQVVREIRSDLFSHVQKLPLAYFDAHTHGEMMSRFTNDVDTISEALNSSFAMMIQSFITVAGTLTMIFVLNWRLSLIVVFFLICMITFMWYNGRRSKKYFSRQQECLGSINGFVEEIVAGQKVEKVFNHERQDYEEFCRRNEAFRESATKALAYSGMTVPGIVSLSYFNYAVSACVGGLFVIAGLTDIGTLASYLVYVRQSAMPMNQFTQQVNFLLAALSGAERIFDMMDEPAEIDEGPVTLCNVRNNPDGEPAECEEFTQNFAWKVPVEDNTDGGKEYKLVPLKGDVRFSDVVFGYNEDKVILNGISLYAKPGQKIAFVGSTGAGKTTIINLINRFYEINSGTITYDGIDIKDIRKDDLRRSLSMVIQDTHLFTGTIADNIRYGRLDATDGDVRNAALVANAHSFIKRLPNGYDTVLHSDGANLSQGQRQLLAIARAAISRPPVLILDEATSSIDTRTEKLIEKGMDAIMDGRTVFVIAHRLSTVRNSKAIMVLEHGEIIERGSHEELLEQKGRYYKLYTGQFELE; encoded by the coding sequence ATGGCGAGAGCAGTTAATTTCAGCAGACCTAAGGATACGAAGAAAGCTCTTAAGCATGTGCTTGAATATCTTGGACATCATAAGTGGCAGATGCTCCTTGTAGCAGTGCTTGTAGCAATAAGTGCGCTTGCAGGAATAGTAGGAACATATATGCTTAAGCCGGTCATTAATAAGTATATAATACCCGGTGATATCAGAGGTCTGATTAAGGCACTGGTGTTTATGGGATGTATGTATCTTGTGGGAGCATTTTCATGTTTTGCGTATAACCAGCTTATGGTTCATATTTCGCAGCAGGTAGTAAGAGAGATAAGAAGTGATCTGTTCAGTCATGTCCAGAAGCTTCCGCTTGCATATTTTGATGCGCACACGCATGGTGAGATGATGAGCCGTTTTACCAATGATGTTGATACAATAAGCGAAGCTCTGAATAGCAGCTTTGCAATGATGATTCAGAGTTTTATCACGGTTGCCGGAACACTTACCATGATATTTGTGCTTAACTGGCGGCTGTCACTTATAGTTGTATTCTTCCTTATTTGTATGATTACTTTCATGTGGTATAATGGCAGGAGAAGTAAAAAGTATTTTTCAAGACAGCAGGAATGTCTGGGAAGTATTAACGGCTTTGTTGAGGAGATAGTGGCAGGACAGAAGGTTGAGAAGGTATTTAATCATGAGAGGCAGGATTATGAAGAATTCTGCAGAAGGAATGAAGCATTCAGGGAGTCGGCAACCAAGGCACTGGCGTATTCGGGAATGACAGTACCCGGGATTGTTTCGCTGTCATATTTTAACTATGCTGTTTCAGCATGTGTAGGAGGTCTCTTTGTAATTGCCGGACTTACGGATATAGGTACACTTGCTTCGTACCTTGTGTATGTAAGACAGAGTGCCATGCCTATGAACCAGTTTACACAGCAGGTCAACTTCCTGCTTGCGGCACTTTCGGGTGCGGAGCGTATATTTGATATGATGGATGAGCCGGCAGAGATTGATGAGGGACCGGTTACATTATGCAATGTAAGGAATAATCCTGATGGAGAGCCGGCAGAATGTGAGGAGTTCACACAGAACTTTGCGTGGAAGGTGCCTGTGGAGGATAATACAGACGGAGGTAAGGAATATAAGCTTGTGCCGCTTAAGGGTGATGTAAGGTTCTCGGATGTGGTATTCGGATATAATGAAGATAAAGTGATTCTGAACGGCATCAGCCTGTATGCAAAGCCCGGACAGAAGATTGCATTTGTCGGTTCGACAGGTGCAGGCAAGACGACAATAATTAACCTTATCAATCGTTTTTATGAGATTAACAGCGGTACGATAACATATGACGGAATAGACATAAAGGATATCCGTAAGGATGACCTGAGACGATCGCTGTCTATGGTTATTCAGGATACGCATCTGTTTACCGGAACGATTGCTGATAATATACGTTACGGAAGACTTGATGCAACAGACGGGGATGTTAGGAATGCGGCACTTGTTGCCAACGCGCATTCATTTATAAAGAGGCTTCCTAACGGATATGATACTGTGCTTCACAGTGATGGTGCGAACCTGTCGCAGGGACAGAGGCAGCTGCTTGCAATAGCAAGGGCAGCAATATCAAGACCTCCGGTGCTTATTCTTGATGAAGCGACAAGTTCAATCGATACCAGAACAGAGAAGCTTATTGAGAAGGGCATGGATGCAATTATGGATGGAAGAACCGTATTTGTAATTGCACACAGGCTTTCAACGGTACGTAATTCTAAGGCTATAATGGTACTTGAGCATGGTGAGATAATAGAGCGCGGCAGTCATGAGGAGCTGCTTGAACAAAAGGGAAGATATTATAAGTTATATACCGGGCAGTTCGAACTTGAATAG